The Aedes aegypti strain LVP_AGWG chromosome 3, AaegL5.0 Primary Assembly, whole genome shotgun sequence genome contains a region encoding:
- the LOC5568961 gene encoding thioredoxin domain-containing protein 15, which yields MKTFHITISILFAIHCCSAFRFSGLEFYSNFFNGNFLDYKPFGGSSAKNDEIQQSMPSVGQSPNSFLDFITFKDKQYCSIYEEQAQEAEDLKSADSKRLKVKCIPFKGNGTLQIITSLKEVISVLAPHGNSTKRTTAGNCVVMLFYTKTCIHSAYMAPHYNALARHFPDLKVTAIDAFNFHSLNTEFGIVGLPTIMFFHQGRPLVKFNGTEINIDTLAKFVTNHSGIEPRLVTHPMTIIAPHYTSEDFKGPLSNKVEKRTDYWLYVAWIFIIVCSCYYFSKSVYYGQMIETIKRNWRESGAHHRS from the exons ATGAAAACCTTTCACATTACAATAAGTATTCTGTTTG CCATCCATTGCTGCAGTGCATTCCGCTTCAGCGGACTGGAGTTCTATTCAAACTTCTTCAATGGGAACTTCCTAGATTACAAACCCTTCGGCGGGAGCAGCGCCAAAAACGACGAAATTCAGCAGTCTATGCCGTCGGTGGGTCAGAGCCCTAATTCGTTTCTGGACTTCATCACCTTCAAAGACAAACAGTATTGCTCGATCTACGAGGAACAGGCTCAAGAAGCGGAAGATCTCAAAAGCGCTGACAGCAAACGTCTCAAGGTGAAATGTATCCCTTTTAAGGGAAACGGCACTTTACAGATAATCACTTCGCTGAAGGAAGTCATCAGCGTTCTGGCCCCGCATGGAAACTCCACAAAGCGTACCACGGCCGGAAATTGCGTCGTTATGCTATTCTATACCAAGACCTGCATCCACAGTGCTTACATGGCCCCTCACTACAATGCCCTAGCTCGGCATTTCCCAGATTTGAAAGTGACGGCCATCGATGCGTTCAATTTCCATTCCCTGAACACCGAGTTCGGAATCGTCGGATTGCCCACCATAATGTTCTTCCACCAAGGGCGTCCACTGGTGAAGTTTAACGGGACAGAAATCAATATCGATACATTGGCCAAATTCGTGACCAATCATAGCGGTATCGAACCCAGGCTTGTCACCCACCCGATGACGATCATAGCGCCGCATTACACCTCGGAGGACTTCAAGGGACCTCTGTCGAACAAAGTGGAGAAGAGAACCGACTATTGGCTCTATGTGGCGTGGATTTTCATCATCGTTTGCAGTTGCTACTACTTCTCCAAGTCCGTTTACTACGGGCAAATGATCGAAACCATCAAACGGAACTGGAGAGAATCGGGAGCTCATCACCGGAGTTAG